AACTTTGAAGTGTATATTACCTTTTCCGAGCACCTGAAAAACAAGAATAAGAACACAATGGCATACAGTGAGAATCAAACACATCACATGGTACACCAACCGTACAAAAAGACCTAACACTGAGGATGGTAACGTTAACTGTAAATTACTGCGGATACATAACATAaccatacatacattaaatacagTAGCAATAGAAATGAAAAGAACTCTTTCACAATCTTGAAATGAGATGATTTACGTATGAAGGCAATATCACGGAGCATACTCCTTGGAGAAGACTGAATGTAAATATTGTTATGAAAAGTATAACAAGTTAACAGCACGACATTAAATATATACCTTTTGAATTATTTCCGATCCTGTACCCTTTTCGGTACAACACCATTAGAACAGTTCCTCCAACGAGCAGGGTAAGAAGGAAGGTTCCTACTGTCGCACCTGCTACTACCTGTGTATAGGTAAACgcagcatcaggctttggctggGCTGGTGGATCTACAATGGGATATTCGCTAAACCATTCTTTCGAATCTTTGTTAATTGTGCATGCTCCCATTTGTCGCAGGATCCATGACTGTATTATTATTTGCACACACGTATTGTCATAATTACATTTGTTCAGTTATGGAGTCATTTGCGGTCTCTTTTTTAAACACGCAACACTGTGAAAAATTTCGTGAAATCTAATTATCGGATCGGGGATCTGTACGTTTTCATTGTTCAGTTGATGAGTTTTTCAAAAGATATTTACCGGAGAAGTCCTCACTAAGTGACACCTACCTCCAGCAGTCGTAGCTTCTACAAAGACATATCTGTTAGAATCGCCATAGTCATTTTCAGCTTGCAGCcgaaatatatatatctctcCAGATATAAGGCCAGTCACTTCATCCACCATCATCTTGTCTGAGTCAGCATAAGATTTATGGAAAGTCCACGTTCTCGTAGCAAACTGACGATACTCGATCATGAAAGTCTGAGTGCGTCCACCATTGAAGCCAGGCAGCCACGACAACCATACCGACGACGTTGTTGCATTATCCAGATCTCGAAACTGTGTAGGTGTCTGTGGTGGTCCTTGCGACAGATTAAGTAGAAATTATTGTCACCGTTTTATCTTAAAATGCAGCTGCAATGCTGGTTTTGGTGATAGTAGTAGAGAAGGCTATTCAGACACACATGAGTAGTTAAATCCGGAATTCATGATGTACAAGGTGATATATGAGAAACCGACCTGCAGGCTCAATGCTGACTGTGTATGTCACTGAACCGCCAACACCATTGTCCACTGTAAGACTGTATTCCCCGAAGTCCTGCTGCTTGAGGTTAGTAAGGTGTACTCTGGCAATGACTGAGATGTCTGAGACAGGGCTGGAGAAACCAGTGAGGTTCTGGTTGGTCCTGTTGGATCTACTCCAGGTGAATGTAGGAAGTGGGTAAGCCAGGACTGACATAGACACAGTCACGTCACTACCCAGTCCAGCGGCGAACTTGAGTTGCTTGGATAGTGAGTCACCAAGTCGTGGAGAACCTGGTTACAGGCAAAGGACACCACAGACAATAGGTCGGGAACAAATAATGACCAGGTCACTCTAGATCTAAACTGGAAAAAGGAAGTTCAGCCTGACAGCTGATATTCCATATACAACTCCCAAAACAATAGCAAAATGGGTGATTGCATTTTAAATATCTTTACTAGCTGTTCATGTTGCTTGCAATATCATGTGTAAAGCAAAACACCACATTTAAAGGTAACTGCTTTAAGCTACTACATCCAGTACTACTACCCCTATGTATAGTCATCTTGCTGCTACTCTCTCTACCGCTACCATTACTATACATCAACAACTAATAGTAGAATTTCTACTGTATATAAACAATAACTCACATTTGACCAGCAACTCCACCCTCTTGGTGACTGGTTCGCCGACGTTGTTACTGGCAATACAGGAGTAGTTCCCTCTTTGTCTACAGTCGGTTGAGTCCATTGTATATAATGCTGCCGTTGAATTATCTCTCATTGTCAACTCCTCAGTTCCATTCAATAACCTGATGACTGACCTTGGATTCCCAACATTATCCAACTCACATCTGAAGGTTACTGAATCAGACTCATTGACAGTCACTGATCCACTGACAGAGTTGGCAGTCAGCATGCTTATACTTGCATGATCTGGAAAAATGACAATCAGTTGATACAGTATATTATGTTCTTGATTTATAAGACGTCGGCAAATATGGCTTGGAACATCTCCAGGCGTGAGACAATCATAAGGGTGTGTCCAGCTATCCACGTGACAAAGGGAAGTGGTCAAAATGGTTTGGGATGCCAACAAGCCCTATAATGGCCATCACAGATGATATTAACAATGCTCATTGAACAGGCCTTGATGAAAGCATCTCTGTATAACCATTCAGAAAGGAAGTCCAGCTGAACGGGAAACGGGACTGGTCTTTCCTGCCATAACGTCAGTGTTGTCTGACCCGGGGCGTTTGAGACAGTTCTGCTAATGCTTATGTGAGTTTATCTCCCGTTGCGTGAAGACAATCACTTCTTTGAAAATCACTTCTTACTTTGGATACTTAGTCTAGGCCTATTTTGCAAGCACGCTTGCCAACTATTGTAgtgaggtgaatatcatcaacactgtcGTGGATGTTACAAGCACGGCTTGCTTTGGAATATGTGCACTTGAACATGTTTTGTTGATTGTTAATGGCATTCCTTAATCAGACAATACTCACATGTGACATCCACTAAAACACCTGAGCTGTCATCAACCCCGTGTGTATTGGACGCTTGACACTTGTAGGATCCTGTCTGTGACCTGTCAGCCACCGGGAGAATCAGTGTAGCTCCATCACTGTGTGATGTCCCATCCTTGAACCACTTGTAGGTACATGTAGGTCTGCAGGTGGATGAACATAGGATAGGTGGTACACTCTCTTGACCTTCCCTTTTGGTGTACGACAGAGTGGAGGGTTGTAGTGTCACAGCGTAGGGGCCATCTGTCAGAAaggaagaacagtaaaacagacTGAACCAATGTATGTACACAGGTCGCTGAACACAGGATGCTTGGTACACTCTCTTGACCTTCCCTCCAGGTGTAGGACAATTGTGTTGTACTGTCACGCCATTGGGGCTATCTGTCAGAAAGGAAGAAGTGAGAAACAGATTAAACTAATGTATGTACACTCAGGTGTAGGACCACAGGACAATCTCCTGACCTTCCCTCCTTGTGTATGACAGAGTGGAGAGTTGTCTGTTTATTCTTTATCGtgacagtcagcaatattccagccatgtggccATGTGGCCATGTGGCGGGCTGTAGGGTCACACTTTAAGGACCATCCGTCTGACAGGCAGAACGGTGAAACAGATGAAACCAATGTATATATCCGCATACCGCTGCATTAATGACTtttagacctgtgaagatctgggttagggTTGATCTTCAGTTATCAATGCTTGTCGAAAGgggctgacttgtttgacatatcTGAACGTATCTCATTATAGATCGATCCTGATGTTGACCGATGATGGATTGTCTGGACTCGTGTATTCACAGCCCGACAGACCGAGTGCGAAGAAATCTATACCCATTCACTAATGACTTTTAGTTTCCAACTCTTCTATTTTCCCTCATATTAACCGCTTCAAAATCACCATATCTGAAAATATGACCGTCAACAAAAAAACGACCAAGTACCCCATGCAACTTATCGGCAAGATGGTTTGTTTCTAATGTAGAATAGTGGTATGAATTGCATTTTGAGGCTCCATGTTGTACTCCTGGCTCGTTCAAAGTCCGGGAAAGTAATATGTAGCCATGGAAACGGAAAAGGgagcacatgaaagtacaagggCTCCTGATTATTTCccaagtttcttcacaaggtatgtttTACACTCTGTGTGACATTCTTGAAATGAATACAGAAACTCACACTGAGGCTCCATGTTGTACGCCTGGCTCCATTCGGACTCCAGACCCTGACTTTCTCTTGTTCTACATCTGTAGCTGTGACTGCCTCGGGAGCTCACAGTGAAGGCGTAGGGTGaaccaggggaggtaactgataTGTCAGTGTTGTCACGCTGCCAGGTGTAGATCAGGGTCAGACCATGGTCAGCTGGGAGTGTGTTAGAGGTGGAGCTGCAGGTCAAGATCACTTGTCTTCCGAACATAGGGGATGATGGTCCACTGATAGTTGGCTTGGTGGGTTGACCTGAAAATGATAGTGTCTTTCACGTATGCTGAACACCTTTTTCAAATGGTTGggaaaaggtcagttcaaagGGTTACTTTCAAAGCGAAAACCTGTAAGTGATGACAATAACCGTAACACGTGTGACGTAGGGGTATTGTACTAATTAAAGGGATCATCCGTCGCATGTTTACACCTGACTAAAACAAATGgaattataaataaatataaactgcCCGAACACAAAGACGGAAAAGCACCGAGAATTTAAGACGTATGTTTATGATTTAACAACGTAACAAGTGAACAAAGATGTACATAATGTGCCTTTACAGACTGTTTGCAATTATTTAAACTATCAGTTGGCAATAAACATACTCGAAGTTCTGAATTTTAAGAATGCTGGCTGATTGGTCTAAAGGGATAATATTAGCAAGAATACTAGCAAGAAATAAtatatgtgttttgaaaacacTCCGACCATGTACTTGAAATTTCGTGAGATCTCAGAAACGGTCCGAGCTCTGtgaaaacattcaacatttcaaCGTTATACTACATAGAGAGTGTAAAGAAAGACTTGACTATTCAGGGCTTTTGGTAATAAATGTGGTGAGGATAGGTATACTTACACCGATTCTCTAAACACAAAAATGTATTTCGTGACACTTGAAAGCAAGAAAGATGTAATCTGAGTTTACATGGAAAACTATATGTATAATGCAAGACTTCGTCCCAAGTACCATCACCGTAAACAGTgaagaaaacattcaaacaagaGGTAGCCTTCTCTATGGGCATGGGTTGTGCGCCCACCCTTTTTCTTTTTGCTTATGAATAAGAACATCGGCTCGGGTTGTCAAAATCAACACAAAGTAAATTTCCCGAACAGTTCTAACTCTCCAAATGTCTTGACGATGAAATATATCtttcaataattttgaaaaaagcCAATTCACATGTACAGTTAAACTCAGAGACATTGTATATTTTCTGTTCAAAGTGAAATGTGAAACGAGATGTTTAACAATACACTAcaatgttgtaaatgatgcCCCTTGTGGATAAAAATAATGGACCCCAAGGTGAACGTTGAAACAACAGCATCGTAGCTTTCATAACATGCAGTACAGACTTTATTAAAACGTGCCGAATAGACTTACAGTGCTGGTTCCCTGTTGCTGTTTAAGGGTTGTTTTCCCGGGAGTAGTGACACCCTGTACCCTGTGACGAAACCATGATCTTCATGGGACTCCTTGTGGTTTGACTAACATGTAACATCGATTGAAATAATATTCTACTGCCACATGTATCTACAACCATCTTGTGTCTCGTGCTACTGCCACACCTGTGTATGTATCATATCATGATGACTCATGAATGGAACGATTCCTATGCATTCTAAACACACGCCTCACTGAGAACAGCTTGTATTATATAATGTAAGTAGTTGGTTGTCCTTGTTTCATGGTTTGACAGACAAAGTCaaacatttactcactcacacactcttacCTAGAACAACCAGCTTCTGTCCACACTGAGGTATGATGTCAGTTGGTCCATTCCTCCCACAGGTGTAGTTCCCTGCATCAGACCTGACAACACTACGTAGGTCAAAGGCCATGACCATGGGATCAGCACTCAGATTCCCGACGTAGGTGACACGAGCTGTGTAGTCAGGAGATACCTGGTGGTTATTGACTGTGTTGGCCAGTAGTACTGTAGCTCCAGATGGACTGATGACATACAGGGTAGTAAATCCCCCTGGTACAGCAGGCATCTGCCACCCGAAGCTGGCTGTGTCAGACTCCCTCACTAACACAGCACGGGACAGCTGGGATTGTACACCTGTGGGAAACATTGTCTTATATGTTCATTTGCACTGTGATGAGTGATGACGTAACGCTCAGTAGACGATGATTTCATGTGTCACATGACTTTTTCTCAAATATTGTTAATGAGGTTCCGATAATCAAGTTCGAAACGTTTCGTGACAGGCATATGCATGTTATTTGAAGCAAAAAAAAAGACGATGTTGTGATAACGACCATAAACAGATTTGCACGCTGCGTAATCGGACTTTAATAATGTCGGCAAATCCTCTTGTATACCGAAATCAGAGCAGTCAG
The window above is part of the Haliotis asinina isolate JCU_RB_2024 chromosome 1, JCU_Hal_asi_v2, whole genome shotgun sequence genome. Proteins encoded here:
- the LOC137296780 gene encoding nephrin-like, which codes for MVMAFDLRSVVRSDAGNYTCGRNGPTDIIPQCGQKLVVLGQPTKPTISGPSSPMFGRQVILTCSSTSNTLPADHGLTLIYTWQRDNTDISVTSPGSPYAFTVSSRGSHSYRCRTRESQGLESEWSQAYNMEPQYGPYAVTLQPSTLSYTKREGQESVPPILCSSTCRPTCTYKWFKDGTSHSDGATLILPVADRSQTGSYKCQASNTHGVDDSSGVLVDVTYHASISMLTANSVSGSVTVNESDSVTFRCELDNVGNPRSVIRLLNGTEELTMRDNSTAALYTMDSTDCRQRGNYSCIASNNVGEPVTKRVELLVKCSPRLGDSLSKQLKFAAGLGSDVTVSMSVLAYPLPTFTWSRSNRTNQNLTGFSSPVSDISVIARVHLTNLKQQDFGEYSLTVDNGVGGSVTYTVSIEPAGPPQTPTQFRDLDNATTSSVWLSWLPGFNGGRTQTFMIEYRQFATRTWTFHKSYADSDKMMVDEVTGLISGEIYIFRLQAENDYGDSNRYVFVEATTAGDPPAQPKPDAAFTYTQVVAGATVGTFLLTLLVGGTVLMVLYRKGYRIGNNSKDQVNVQAQYSHLDEESEKQQYTELKMYENTKDAAADTSSHDGVAETPSEHHLTYESIRASPYQNTGSHSQGPDHGDG